GTGAAGACTATAACGCCTCACAAAAGCTTTAGCGGTGATGAATATCACATGAGAAATGATTTTATTTTCTTGGAGCATTTTTAGAGTTCTTTTTTTATATTTTAAAAATAACCTTATTATTTCAGCCTGTTACAATCTGCATGGGAGATTCTGTTTTAATGGAAGAAAAAGTTTAATAAGGAGTAGTTGTCTTTTTTTTCATTAGGTTTACGGCGTTGGCACATTCTGCAGGCGTCGCTGAATAGACAAAATAATTGTTTTGGTAACAACCTTGTTTTTTCAAAAAGGTCTGAGCATGAGGGGAGCAACAGCTCTGCCTGCGCCGACAGAGTTTTTTGATGTGCTTGAAGATTAAAACAGGTGCCCCGGCCATGAGCTATGACCGGGGCTTTTTCATTGAAAACTTAATCAGGGGCTGCTTGGGGACATTGGCGAGGAAGACATTTCAGCACAGGTGCGTCCGATCATAAGACCGTTAATCTGTTTTGTGGGCTTAAGTTGTGGTTGATGGCAAACTTTAATCCGGGCAGGTGCATGTTTTGCAACGACACAAACCCGTTTTGCTTGTTCCGCATCGGCAAGGTCTGCCTTCTTCCGGCTTGGACGAGACAGTTTTATTGTGCAATCCTGAAGAGGGCAGGCCGTTCACTTTTTGGGAGTTCATTGCCTTAATACGGGGTTGATCAATTGTCAGCGTTGACATAGGGCACCTCCTTTTTAAAACGTTATGGTGGTCTACCGAAATCTGTTAACGGTCTTCAGAAAGAGTGGTTTTGAACGCTGTGCGTTTAAAAAGCCACGCAACCATTGTCGGATCAATGAGACCGACCTTTGCCGGGCAGCATTTTTACAATATTGGTAGATCCGGTTTACAGTCCCTCAATCAGGTTGTGCTGTGAGGGACTGTAACGACCGTTTTCTTACCGTTTAATGACCCATTTCATTGAGAAGTTGTTCCGTCCAGTCTTTCATGCGTTGATTCGATAGCTCTGACTGATTTTCTTCATCCAGGGCCAAGCCGAGGAACTTGTCCCCTTCAAGGGCCGCCGAATCTTGAAAGTCGTAGTCGTCAGCAGGCCACAGTCCGATCAGCTTTGCTCCCGCTTCTCTTGCCGCTTCATTGAGTGAGCGTAAACCATCGACAAAGGTTGAAGGGTAGCTGTCCTGATCTCCCAGTCCAAACAAAGCGACTTTTATGTCCACCAGGTTGGCGCTACGCAGCTTGTCCAGGGCAGACTCCCAGTCTCCTTGCAGCTCACCGAACCCCCAGGTCGAGGTTCCGAGCACCAACAGGTCGCAATCTTCAAAATCGCCTGTGTCCGCATCTGTGACTTCCAGCACCCGGGATCCGGGGATCAATTTGGCCAGTTCGCCCGCAGCGGATTCGGTGTTTCCAGTTGAGCTGCCGTAGACAATGGTGGTTTTCATGGTGAGGTCTCCTTGTGTGATGAATGGTCTCGAAATTTGAGAGATATTGAATTCCAATATCACTATAGGTGTATTTGTGACGATTTGATGTGAGTGTTGTCACAGCAGAGATAAATATCTCCCAAAGCTTTTAACTATACAAAGAATCGTTAAGATCGCTGATTTTTCTTGCTTCCGTTCTTTCAGGCGACTCTGCATGGGAGTTGGACAAAAAAGTTTTCATGACGGTGAAAAAAAGGTTGTACTCAAAGAATGCTTTCTCTATATTGAAACCAATTATCATTTTCAGGTGGTTGATTGCCGGCTGACAGTGGCTTGCCATCTGCTGAATTTTTTCACCGTATTCTTGAAAGTAAAATTCATAATCAAGCTAAAAGTGCTTTAAAATACGGGATAAATTGTTCGTGAAATAGCTGCAAGGAATCATGGTTCTTCGCTGTCGAAGTGTTTGTCTCGGTGTCTCTTCTAATGTTGATTGAGGTTGCTACTATGTCCGGATCGGTTGGAGAACTTACTCAATTGCCTCTGCTTAAAGGGGTGTCAGCAACAACGTTGCAGTCTGTCATTGAAACGGCTAAACGACGTTATCTTCCGAAAAAAGGGGTGATGCTCAGTTCTGAAGATTTGTCGCAAAGATTGTTTGTCCTTCTTGAAGGGCAGATAAAAGTCTTGCGGCCTTCCGTTGGCGGTGATGAGTCGTTGCAGCAGCGCCTCGGCGAGGGAGATGTCTTTTGTCTGGTCTCTATGGTTTCCGGTGCTCATTGCGGAAGTTATGGCGAAAGTATGGGGCCCTGCACGTTGCTCAGTTGGCCGCACCGTGTGTTTATCGATCTGATGGAGAAAGACCGCAACCTTCATGTCAATGTCCTCAACCTGTTAGCTCAGCAAGTCGAGGTGGAACGTCATAAGCGATGCTTGTCCCAGTGTTCCAATGTTGGAGCCCGGGTGGCAGGCTATCTGCTTTATCTTGACGAAACGCGTTGTTGTCGAAGTGAATCCATTGATGTTCGTCCGATCACGCTAAGCGCTCAGGAATTGGGCATGGCCCGGGAGACCATGTCGCGGACATTTTCGGCATTTGAACGCTCGGGCATTGTCAAATGCTGCCGGGGCCTTGTCAAGATACACGACCATGAACGATTGCAGATGATTGCTGACGGCATGGAGTGTGAGTGTGGTTGTGAGACTGAACAACGCAAAGCATCATCGTCCTGAAAGAGACGAAACGATTTTTTATGGTCCGCCGAATGGGTTGCTTCTCATTTGAGTGAAAACCCACGACGTTTAACCCTCCTCATGTTCGTTCTGAACACGGTTTTCATCCGGATCCAATCGGCGGACATTTTTTATGGGTATTCTTCGTTGTCTATTCCTTGGTTTTTGCGTTGTAATTCTACCGCGCCCCCTAGTACGTCAGCATATTTGAAATTGTAGGAGCGGCTTCAGCCGCGAACTTCCATCATGAGAAGGATCAGTACCTGAATAATTCGCTCCTACAGGCGGTCTTTCCAATGACAAAATTGAGTGTGTTCGAGTACGCGTTGCACGCTGAGGCTCTGTGGCTCACTGGATTATAGTGAGCGATAGATTTGCATTGATCGCCTTTGGTCGCTCAGTTGAGCGATCGCCTTCTAAGCATGGTTTGACTCCCGTCGTATCCACCGATAAGTAAAGTCCTTAGGGTTCGTCGTCAAAGGCTTTTTCTGTTGTTTTGGGCATTGTCAATGCGTTGTTCTGGCTGTTGGGAGGGGGGCTGTGTTTCTTGAACTATCTGAAGGGTGAAAAACGCCGGAGCGGTAAATCCGCTCCGGCATTTTATTTTGTGCACAGGGAATGTTGTTTAGAACTCAATGGCAAGTTGAGCCGTGATAATATCTGCTTCATCATCGGTTTCGTATTCGTCGTGGGCGATTTCCAGTGCCAGAGAGGTGTAATCGAAGATTCCGGCACCGATGCACGCCATGTAGCGGCTTTCCGGCAGAAAGTCCCCGGCATTATCCGTGCCTTGATAAGCCGCGGCAACAATGGCTTCTTTACCCATCAGCTCGAAGCTGTAACCGGCTTCAAGATTCCAGCTGCGGATGGCATCTTCTTCGACTTTGACGCCGTCAACGAGATATTCAATATCGTCAATTGCCCCGATATATTCTGCGATCAGGTTCAGGCTGCCCAATTCAGCAACGATATGAGCTCCGAAACCACCGACATAGTCGTTTAATTCCAGCACGCTGCCTGCCTCATCCGCTTCTTCAACGGATTCATCATAGGAATCGCCCAGACCGTCGGAATCAAGCAGGTTGTTGATATAGCAGATTCCGGCATCGAGAGTCATGCTGTCGTTTTCCATCGCATAACCGACAGTGACGCCGAAGTTGTCGACATGATTATCGTCATCATCGGCTTCTTCGATATCACCATTAAAGGCGTAAATGCTGCCGTACATGCCGTTGACATCAAAGCCGACCAATACGGCACTTTCGCGGGTTTCACCCAGTTCAAGGGTCAGCGGATCGGAAATCATGTTTGAACTGAAATCGCCAAACGGAACATACATTTTACCGGCAGTGAGATAGAGTGGCAGCACATCCTCACCGTCGAGCGTGATGAAGGCTTCATCAACGTCCATGGGCTCGGTGTCATCTTCTTCCCACAGCAGCAGAATATGGCCGCTGACATGTTTAACCAGATCAACATCCACGCCAAGCTCTACCGTTGCCAGGACAATGTCGCTTGAGTCCTCGTCGCTTTCACCCGGATCATCGAAATCAAATGACTCATACGCGGCTTCGATTTCAATCAGGCCACTCAGGGTGATTCTGTCGCTCCAGGCTCCGAGAAGCTCGGGCTCGTTCTGTTGTTCTTCCTGGGCGGCAAGTTTCTCTTCAAGGCGGGTGATGCGCTCCAACAGGGCTTCGTTGGAAGGGTCGGGACGTTGGGCCGCTGCGATCGTGGCAGTACACAGGGTGATCAGCAGACAGAGGAGTACCGTGGTGGTTTGTTTCATTTTTTCCTTCTTCCTTAGGTTTGGGGTGAGTAATGATGACAAAACATGTCCACCGATTTTATTGTGGATGTTTGCCTCGTCTTATTGATTTTTTTTGTCGAGTTCCCGTTGCAGTTCCGGAGCCATTTCACTCCAGGCCCGACGGCAATAGATCGTCGGCAGTCCGAGGTTTTTAACTTTCTCCTTGAGTTTGAGGGCGACGGTATGGTGCAGAAAATCCGTAAAGAAAATGACCAGATCAACATGCTCGGGGATTTTGTTTTTGCTCGCCTTATAGCGTCGCGTATCCCAATGGGTAATCTGTTCGACTCCCATGGCTTCAATTTTGGGAACCATGGATTGAATTCGGTCTGCACCAACAATCAGGATTGACATAATTTCCTCCGTTTTTTCATAAGAGGTCTTCGTTTGTGCCAGGAGGGGGGATGCACCTGGTCTGATGTAAAAGAGTTTGAAATTCATTTTCAAAAAGATAGCAGAAAAAATATTGTTTATTGTGACCGAGATCACAAGACGGCATTTTTTGGAAAAAACTCCGGCAGGAAGAACATCCTGCCGGAGATTGAATAACGCGCTCTTACCAGCGACTGATCAGACTGAAATAGACCATGCGCCCCGGCTCGTAAACAATCGGTGGCGTGACGGCGGAACCACTGACCACATCATATTCGTACGAGTTGGCCACGGCATAGCTTTCATCAAATAGGTTTTCGACGCCCAGGTGGAACGACCAATGCTCCGAGTAATGATAACTGGCGGTCAGGTTCACCACATCCCAGTCGGCCAGTTGCACCTCGCCGGCCTCCTCGTCGATTTGACTGGCTTTCCCGGAATGCAACCATTCTGCACGGACCGCCCAGCGATTGTTTTCATATTCCAGGCCGAGGCGGGTTTTCCATGGAGGAATCTCACTGAGGTCTTTATCAGCGTTGTTGGCCGGTTGGTCATCTTTGCGCCCGCGTTGCCAGGCATAACCGGCATCCACAGTCAGCCCACTGACGATCTCTTTGTTCCAGCGCGTTTCAATGCCGTAAATATGGGCGTCGATATTGACCCAGGTCTTGGCGGGTGATGCCTGCTGATAGATGTAATCATCCAGGTCCGAATAAAAGCCTTTGATGGTCCACTGTCCCCAGGCTCCGTCCAGAGTGATGCCAAGGTCGAGTTCGTGATTAACGGTCGGATCGAGGTCTGGATTGCCGTAAAACGTCGATGACCCTTGCAGGTAGCGCTCAGCACCGGTGGGCAGGCGCACGCTGCGACCGACACCGATAAACAGACGGCTGAAGTCTGTCGGGTACCAGCCGGCAAACAGATAGCCGCTGGCAGTGCGGTCATGCTGGCGGTTGCTGTCGGTCATGGCGCTGGTGAATTTCAATGTTTCACCGGCTTCCATGGTGGAATCGTCGTAGCGGATGCCGCCGCGCCAGGTGACCGGACCGGTCAGAACCTTGATCTGGGCGTAACCCGCCCACATATCGTGATCCACATCGGGAATGAACTGATCATTAATCAGGGTGTCGGTATCGTCGTTGTAGGCATTGGCGTTCCAATCCTGATGGTCGTGAGTCAGGCCTACGGTCAGTTCACCCCAATGGCGTTCTACCGTGTTACTCAGCGACGCGCCGCGGAAGGTGGAGCGTGCTTCAAAACGGCGATGGAACGACGGCAGGCTGGCACTGACCAGTTCCCGGTATTGATCAAAGGGATTGTGCTGAACATCGTGATGATAGAGGCGCACCTGCAGATGATCGCTGTAAGGGCACAGCTCAAAGGCATCGTAGTGCAGTTGGGTGAGGGTGGTGCGCTCTTTTTCAATATCCACCGCGACCCGCGGCGTCAGCACATCTTCAGCCTTGCCGTAGGTCTGTGACAGGGTCAGACTGTGTTGCCGGCTGATATTCCAGCGCAATTTTCCCCACACATCCTGTTTGGTGAAGGCTTCCTGATCCTCTCCATCCTCCGAATAGGGGCGTCCGGCCGGTGCAAAATCAGTCAGGTCGCGGCCGTCACCATCTTCATACGGATCCATCTCTGTTGCTGCGTACCCGAGCAGTGCCTGAATGGTGTCATTTCCGCCGGTGACTTGCACGGCGCCGCTGCGATAATCAAAGCTGCCGCCTTTGAGCCATACTTCAGCTTTTTCCTCAGCGCTGGGATCGACGGTTTCAACACGGATCGCACCACCCAATCCGCCCTGACGGCTGACGTCAAACGGTCCGGGTTGAACACTGACCTGACGCACCGCCAGTAGTGGCACGTGAGATAGCGCCGGGTCTTTGCGGCTGCCGCAGGCGCCTTCGATCATGGCGTTGTCATATAACACGCGCAAGTTGGCCTTGCCAAAACCGCGCAGTGCAATCTCATTGCCGTAACCGCTTTTACGAATCAGTGTTGTGCTGGCCGACTGTTGGCTGAGTAACTCGGCTAAATCAACAACGTGTTCATGACGCAGTTCTTCCTGATCAACCTGGTCGGGGTCATCGTCTTTTTCAGCGGATGCCGTGACCAGAATGGTTTCGAGTTCAATGATCTGTTCGGCGTGCACAATGTTAGTCGTTGTCACAATCCATAACAGGGCGAGCAGGCAAACGCCTCCCTGGTATCTCCATGGCATGGTAGAGCCCATGATTCCTCCTTAATACGCTTAAGCGCATTTACATTGAAGTTGTACAATTCCCGTACATTGCCGTACAGACAATCGCGGGAAGCATCACAGTGATGTCAGGCACAATCAAGCAATGGGAGGAGCGCGGGCAGGGTAGGTGGCATTGACGTGTTGCGGGATCTGCTGATGGACGGAACCGGCATAAGGTGCCGCCAACGAAAAAAACGAAACACAAGATGCGCCATCGGCCAGATCAAAATGTTGAATGGTCTGGCAGTAATCATGAAGTGGGCACGAAGCATGGTGATGGTGTTCACTGTGGTGATAGCTCAGCCCGTGATTGGCTGAATGCTCATGTCCCCGGTGAAACAGTGGATGAAGCAGATGGACACCGATCGTCAGATAAAAGACGGCCAGGGCAGTCAGCCATAGGCTGAGCACCGGCACAGAACGACGATATCGGGATGTGGCTGCCATACGAGCTCCTTCACACGCGAAACGCGGCCATTGTAACGATAATCGTTTTCATTGACCAGAACTGTTATTGAACCGTGGATTAAAATGTCATCCAAGCTTGAGTTGACGGGTTCATTGCAGGTGATTGTGTAAAAAAGCTGATTTGTTATGAAAACGCTGCCTTTGTAAAGTGTTGTAATTTAAGTTAGTTAGATACGTTCGGCTTGCCGAACACTTTAATTATCGTCATCAGCCGAATGGTGAATTGTGTCGATGAGCGCATTGAGCTGGCGGTACTCTTCATCCGTTAAAGGACGGTTACCATAGAGTATGGCGCTATAACGCAGAGCAAAGGTTAAGCAGTGGGGATCGTTCAGTTCCCTGGCGTGTTCGATCAGACCGCGGGTCGGAGACATGCTGTCCAGCTGGTAGCGTTTCTTCACGGCGCTTTGATAACGCTTCAAAAGGCGTTGTTGTGAGGTGAGGCGTGGATGTTTCATCCACCACAGTAGAGCGGCGCCGCTGAGCAGCACAACAAAAATGACGAGGCCGCCACGGACCAGGCCTGTTGTATCAGGGAGCATGTCTTTGAGGTGACGGCCACTGTTGCGCACCAGAGTGATCTGGCTGTTGAAATCGTAGGTAATGATCACCTGAGTCCAGAGGTATTCAAGACTGTCCATGGTGCGCTTTGCCAGAGAGAGCTGTCGCGTGGCCAATAACGAGGTCGACGCATTCACCGCATAGCGGCTCGGATCGATGCGTTGCCATTGGTCATCAATGAGGACTTCCACCCAGACGTGCGCCAGGTCTTCGGTGATCAGATAGTAGCCGGCCAGGTTATTATAGTCACCACCATGATAGCCGCCCACCAGACGGGTCGGCACGTCGCACAATCGCGAAAGCAGGGCAAACGAGGACGCAAAAAACTCACAATACCCGCGTTTTTTGACGAACAAAAATTCATCGACCGGAGCTGTCGGGCCGGGTAAATCCGTGGTGGCGTAGGCCAACTGCTGCTCGCGAAAGAATTTCTCAAGCAAGTTCAGGCGTTGCTCCGCTGTTTGGGCCTGTTGGCGGATCTGATCGGCCACCTGTCGAACACGAGGGGATACCGTGGCCGGGACTTCGAGGTACAGCTCGTCATTGATTTCGGATGACAGTTGCCATTGTCCACCGAGGCGTGATTGGCACTGATAACTGACACTTTTGCTTAAGGGCCAGCGCGACAGAAACACCTGATCACTGTCCTGTTGATAACGAAGCCCCTCAAGGCGGATCGGACGATCCAGGGTGAACAGAAAGTGTTTATTGGTGGCCGGCAACGTAATGGTA
This region of uncultured Desulfuromonas sp. genomic DNA includes:
- a CDS encoding flavodoxin produces the protein MKTTIVYGSSTGNTESAAGELAKLIPGSRVLEVTDADTGDFEDCDLLVLGTSTWGFGELQGDWESALDKLRSANLVDIKVALFGLGDQDSYPSTFVDGLRSLNEAAREAGAKLIGLWPADDYDFQDSAALEGDKFLGLALDEENQSELSNQRMKDWTEQLLNEMGH
- a CDS encoding Crp/Fnr family transcriptional regulator; translation: MSGSVGELTQLPLLKGVSATTLQSVIETAKRRYLPKKGVMLSSEDLSQRLFVLLEGQIKVLRPSVGGDESLQQRLGEGDVFCLVSMVSGAHCGSYGESMGPCTLLSWPHRVFIDLMEKDRNLHVNVLNLLAQQVEVERHKRCLSQCSNVGARVAGYLLYLDETRCCRSESIDVRPITLSAQELGMARETMSRTFSAFERSGIVKCCRGLVKIHDHERLQMIADGMECECGCETEQRKASSS
- a CDS encoding LbtU family siderophore porin; this encodes MKQTTTVLLCLLITLCTATIAAAQRPDPSNEALLERITRLEEKLAAQEEQQNEPELLGAWSDRITLSGLIEIEAAYESFDFDDPGESDEDSSDIVLATVELGVDVDLVKHVSGHILLLWEEDDTEPMDVDEAFITLDGEDVLPLYLTAGKMYVPFGDFSSNMISDPLTLELGETRESAVLVGFDVNGMYGSIYAFNGDIEEADDDDNHVDNFGVTVGYAMENDSMTLDAGICYINNLLDSDGLGDSYDESVEEADEAGSVLELNDYVGGFGAHIVAELGSLNLIAEYIGAIDDIEYLVDGVKVEEDAIRSWNLEAGYSFELMGKEAIVAAAYQGTDNAGDFLPESRYMACIGAGIFDYTSLALEIAHDEYETDDEADIITAQLAIEF
- a CDS encoding DUF2325 domain-containing protein translates to MSILIVGADRIQSMVPKIEAMGVEQITHWDTRRYKASKNKIPEHVDLVIFFTDFLHHTVALKLKEKVKNLGLPTIYCRRAWSEMAPELQRELDKKNQ
- a CDS encoding TonB-dependent receptor; translation: MGSTMPWRYQGGVCLLALLWIVTTTNIVHAEQIIELETILVTASAEKDDDPDQVDQEELRHEHVVDLAELLSQQSASTTLIRKSGYGNEIALRGFGKANLRVLYDNAMIEGACGSRKDPALSHVPLLAVRQVSVQPGPFDVSRQGGLGGAIRVETVDPSAEEKAEVWLKGGSFDYRSGAVQVTGGNDTIQALLGYAATEMDPYEDGDGRDLTDFAPAGRPYSEDGEDQEAFTKQDVWGKLRWNISRQHSLTLSQTYGKAEDVLTPRVAVDIEKERTTLTQLHYDAFELCPYSDHLQVRLYHHDVQHNPFDQYRELVSASLPSFHRRFEARSTFRGASLSNTVERHWGELTVGLTHDHQDWNANAYNDDTDTLINDQFIPDVDHDMWAGYAQIKVLTGPVTWRGGIRYDDSTMEAGETLKFTSAMTDSNRQHDRTASGYLFAGWYPTDFSRLFIGVGRSVRLPTGAERYLQGSSTFYGNPDLDPTVNHELDLGITLDGAWGQWTIKGFYSDLDDYIYQQASPAKTWVNIDAHIYGIETRWNKEIVSGLTVDAGYAWQRGRKDDQPANNADKDLSEIPPWKTRLGLEYENNRWAVRAEWLHSGKASQIDEEAGEVQLADWDVVNLTASYHYSEHWSFHLGVENLFDESYAVANSYEYDVVSGSAVTPPIVYEPGRMVYFSLISRW
- a CDS encoding DUF3488 and transglutaminase-like domain-containing protein, producing MVRIKVPLDILTYLVVLLGLLPLFTWLDGPVQVVAVAAFFGGLLSDRRQQYLLGPRLATLLTFVFFTVYLVQLNLNNIVPPAVNLLALLLSIRLVTEKQGRHYLQIFVLSLFCLAGSSLLSLNMIYLPALILMVAGVTIGLVLLTFFHRDPSLRLNRPQIITLLKTAAVLPIGSLLLMMVLFVILPRTQFPLWNFLNPQPSATTGFSEQVRPGAFASNSAVKTLAFRAECAQMKAEDLYWRGTVLNTLEGTTWKRTAPQRERSRLVGGKNITCTITLPATNKHFLFTLDRPIRLEGLRYQQDSDQVFLSRWPLSKSVSYQCQSRLGGQWQLSSEINDELYLEVPATVSPRVRQVADQIRQQAQTAEQRLNLLEKFFREQQLAYATTDLPGPTAPVDEFLFVKKRGYCEFFASSFALLSRLCDVPTRLVGGYHGGDYNNLAGYYLITEDLAHVWVEVLIDDQWQRIDPSRYAVNASTSLLATRQLSLAKRTMDSLEYLWTQVIITYDFNSQITLVRNSGRHLKDMLPDTTGLVRGGLVIFVVLLSGAALLWWMKHPRLTSQQRLLKRYQSAVKKRYQLDSMSPTRGLIEHARELNDPHCLTFALRYSAILYGNRPLTDEEYRQLNALIDTIHHSADDDN